The following are encoded in a window of Nilaparvata lugens isolate BPH chromosome 13, ASM1435652v1, whole genome shotgun sequence genomic DNA:
- the LOC111048441 gene encoding uncharacterized protein LOC111048441 isoform X1, with amino-acid sequence MFAESDTYIIYRLVRGYIGRMLALLLPLLSAVLVEAQFPGGRFLEPPVPALCAQRKVHDKFNGHGYYFSWKDPATAKMEEDWLGGRNWCRARCMDLVSLQTAAENNYIKNLLVQDKVRYIWTSGRMCDFKGCDRADLQPKAINGWFWTAELQKLPPTTDRSQNDWSETGGIGRPQPDNREELQNGAPENCLAVLNNFYNDGVHWHDVACHHRKPFVCEESESLIKYVQYTNPNLKI; translated from the exons atgtttGCTGAGAGTGATACCTATATAATctataggcttgtgcgtgggtataTTGG cAGGATGTTGGCTCTCCTTTTGCCACTACTTTCGGCGGTCCTCGTCGAGGCGCAGTTCCCTGGAGGTCGCTTCCTGGAGCCTCCAGTTCCAGCATTATGCGCGCaaa GGAAAGTGCATGACAAGTTCAACGGGCACGGCTACTACTTCTCATGGAAGGACCCCGCCACGGCCAAGATGGAGGAGGACTGGCTGGGAGGCCGCAACTGGTGCAGAGCGCGCTGCATGGACCTCGTCAGTCTGCAGACGGCCGCCGAAAACAACTACATCAAGAACCTCCTCGTCCAAG ACAAAGTAAGGTACATCTGGACATCGGGCCGTATGTGTGACTTCAAGGGCTGTGACCGCGCCGACCTTCAGCCCAAGGCCATCAACGGCTGGTTCTGGACTGCTGAGCTGCAGAAGCTCCCCCCCACCACCGACCGATCCCAGAACGACTGGAGCGAGACCGGAGG TATCGGCCGACCCCAGCCCGACAACCGTGAAGAACTGCAGAATGGCGCCCCCGAAAACTGCCTGGCCGTCCTCAACAACTTCTACAACGATGGCGTGCATTGGCACGATGTCGCCTGCCACCACAGAAAGCCCTTCGTCTGCGAGGAGTCCGAATCCCTCATCAAATACGTCCAGTACACCAACCCTAACCTCAAGATTTGA
- the LOC111048441 gene encoding uncharacterized protein LOC111048441 isoform X2 → MTINSIIILNLFKTCTFSRMLALLLPLLSAVLVEAQFPGGRFLEPPVPALCAQRKVHDKFNGHGYYFSWKDPATAKMEEDWLGGRNWCRARCMDLVSLQTAAENNYIKNLLVQDKVRYIWTSGRMCDFKGCDRADLQPKAINGWFWTAELQKLPPTTDRSQNDWSETGGIGRPQPDNREELQNGAPENCLAVLNNFYNDGVHWHDVACHHRKPFVCEESESLIKYVQYTNPNLKI, encoded by the exons ATGACAATTAATTCCATCATAATATTAAACCTGTTCAAAACATGTACATTCAG cAGGATGTTGGCTCTCCTTTTGCCACTACTTTCGGCGGTCCTCGTCGAGGCGCAGTTCCCTGGAGGTCGCTTCCTGGAGCCTCCAGTTCCAGCATTATGCGCGCaaa GGAAAGTGCATGACAAGTTCAACGGGCACGGCTACTACTTCTCATGGAAGGACCCCGCCACGGCCAAGATGGAGGAGGACTGGCTGGGAGGCCGCAACTGGTGCAGAGCGCGCTGCATGGACCTCGTCAGTCTGCAGACGGCCGCCGAAAACAACTACATCAAGAACCTCCTCGTCCAAG ACAAAGTAAGGTACATCTGGACATCGGGCCGTATGTGTGACTTCAAGGGCTGTGACCGCGCCGACCTTCAGCCCAAGGCCATCAACGGCTGGTTCTGGACTGCTGAGCTGCAGAAGCTCCCCCCCACCACCGACCGATCCCAGAACGACTGGAGCGAGACCGGAGG TATCGGCCGACCCCAGCCCGACAACCGTGAAGAACTGCAGAATGGCGCCCCCGAAAACTGCCTGGCCGTCCTCAACAACTTCTACAACGATGGCGTGCATTGGCACGATGTCGCCTGCCACCACAGAAAGCCCTTCGTCTGCGAGGAGTCCGAATCCCTCATCAAATACGTCCAGTACACCAACCCTAACCTCAAGATTTGA
- the LOC111048441 gene encoding uncharacterized protein LOC111048441 isoform X3, whose translation MLALLLPLLSAVLVEAQFPGGRFLEPPVPALCAQRKVHDKFNGHGYYFSWKDPATAKMEEDWLGGRNWCRARCMDLVSLQTAAENNYIKNLLVQDKVRYIWTSGRMCDFKGCDRADLQPKAINGWFWTAELQKLPPTTDRSQNDWSETGGIGRPQPDNREELQNGAPENCLAVLNNFYNDGVHWHDVACHHRKPFVCEESESLIKYVQYTNPNLKI comes from the exons ATGTTGGCTCTCCTTTTGCCACTACTTTCGGCGGTCCTCGTCGAGGCGCAGTTCCCTGGAGGTCGCTTCCTGGAGCCTCCAGTTCCAGCATTATGCGCGCaaa GGAAAGTGCATGACAAGTTCAACGGGCACGGCTACTACTTCTCATGGAAGGACCCCGCCACGGCCAAGATGGAGGAGGACTGGCTGGGAGGCCGCAACTGGTGCAGAGCGCGCTGCATGGACCTCGTCAGTCTGCAGACGGCCGCCGAAAACAACTACATCAAGAACCTCCTCGTCCAAG ACAAAGTAAGGTACATCTGGACATCGGGCCGTATGTGTGACTTCAAGGGCTGTGACCGCGCCGACCTTCAGCCCAAGGCCATCAACGGCTGGTTCTGGACTGCTGAGCTGCAGAAGCTCCCCCCCACCACCGACCGATCCCAGAACGACTGGAGCGAGACCGGAGG TATCGGCCGACCCCAGCCCGACAACCGTGAAGAACTGCAGAATGGCGCCCCCGAAAACTGCCTGGCCGTCCTCAACAACTTCTACAACGATGGCGTGCATTGGCACGATGTCGCCTGCCACCACAGAAAGCCCTTCGTCTGCGAGGAGTCCGAATCCCTCATCAAATACGTCCAGTACACCAACCCTAACCTCAAGATTTGA